The following DNA comes from Anopheles arabiensis isolate DONGOLA chromosome 3, AaraD3, whole genome shotgun sequence.
aacgttgtgtgcgcatgggaaactttgtgtgtgcattgagcaagcgcgcaggtgttcttttcaatgggtgttttgtttcatgagcgcggcagtaaCCTGTTCTGGTTTTGAATGGGTAGATGCTCGCTCGCTTActcattgattgtttttatccatacgctttttttgctgctcgacaacgatgtgattcatcgcgtataaaaGCAGAATGCAGGCAGAGCACGGCATCAgtcgtgtccaagtttttaaccagtgTGTTCTTGACGGTCTTAGCAagcaatttttattacaatgggtcgaggtaaacattgtaccgattatcagcgccatatcattaagcgaatggcggctgctggcattaagcgcagaacgatcgagttcgtgatggaacgatcgcgcacgttTGTGGCAAACacgcttcggacaaccgaaacgcgcaagtcacccGGACGTCCTCGGAAGACCACGGCGGAGGAAGACCGTAAGATCGTAAACATACCGAAGAAACATCCGTTTAGCTCGGCACCAGAGATCCGAGGCAGAAATTGGCGGTGACGCCGAGAACAGTTCAGCGAAGATTGGTCAGTGCCGGGCTACTCGCGCGAGTGCCACGCAAAGTGCCCAATTTAACACctgcgcataaaaacgcacgGGTGTTATTTGCAATTGAGCACATGTTCCTCGATGAGGAGGATTGGCGCAGGGTTTTGTGGTCAGACGAGTCGAAATTCAATCGACAGGGGTCGGACGGACGCAGGTTGGTTCGGCGCCCTGTTAATTGTGCTCTTGATCCGAAGTACTGCTTCAAAACTTTCAAGCATGGCGGTGGTAGTCTCATGGTGTGGGGATGCTTCTCCTACTATAGGATGGGTCCGTTGGTTCGAATCCACGgtaatttaaatcgttttggcTATCGAGACATTCTTGATACTCATTTGCTATCGCATGCTAGGAGAAACCTTCCTCGGTCTTGGATGTTTATGCAAGACAACGATTCTAAGCATACTTCTGGGACTGTCCAAACTTGGCTTGCTGAcaacaatgtcaaaacaatgaaGTGGCCTGCCCTTAGCCCGGATCTCAATCCCATTGAGAACCTCTGGGCaatattcaagaagaggctGGGTAAAAACATACCGGAAGATCTGGATCACCTCTTCGATCACATGCAAAAGGTGTGGAGAaaaattccaccaaaaacGATCCAGAAACTGGTGATGTCGATGCGTCAACGCATGATTAATGTCATTGTTGGCGACGGCAATAAGATCAAGAACTGagcttattgcatttttgaataGGGATCACTGCTCGCAagggcggtggtcctgctaattacaacaaaaaactaacccaaaacacaaacaaaccactaacaaatctatccgaaacgacatacttgtgaaacaaacacacacaccaatacacatgcaaacacacacacacacacacacacacacacacacacacacacacacacacacacacacacacacacacacacacacacacacacacacacacacacacacacaaaacacatacaaatcacacataaacctggcccaacgggtgcatggtgcgttgaaaacaccagggttctatctttctgtccgatactgtacttCTTGCGCACCATACCTCGCAACTAAAACTCTACAACATCTAGCAAAAGTAGAAGCAAATACGTACCCAGAGGCAACAAAGGTTTTAGCTAACGACTTTTACATGGACGACATGCTAACAGGAGTCAATAGTGTagagcaggggtctccaaactacggcccgcgggccgcatgcggccctcgagagcctataatgcggcccgcggtgATGTTGCAAAGGATAATGTAAATATCATATTAGTTTCacaatttttatcaaatttttaatttttactaaACCAAGCCAAAAATCAAGttactaaaaaataaaaatgcagaATATTCATTAAGTATTTTCATATGAAAATATGATTTAAACGTTCTCATTACCAAAAGTAACGTTAAAATGGCCCGCAACATCGTTATTTacgaagcaatgcggcccacgaattgaaaagtttggagacccctggtgtAGAGGAAGGGCAGAAACTCAGTGACCAATTATTGAATTTACTTCAATCTGCTGGTCTTTGTCTTCGTAAGTGGACATCTAACTGCTCCGAACTACTAGAAAAAATTCCCGTTGATCTTCGGGATGATCGAACTGTTTATGACCTTGATTCGCCAACATCATGCATCAAAAAATTGGGTCTGAAATGGCAACCAACAACCGACAATTTTCTCTTCGAAACACCTGAGTACAGCAATCATGACAATCCAGTTACGAAACGCATTGCTGTATCAGACTCGGCAAAACTTTTCGATCCTTTAGGATTGGTCGGTCCTGTGATAGTGGCAGCTAAAATGTATCTTCAAGAGCTTTGGCGCAATGAAACGTCTTGGGATGAACCTCTCAACCCACCACTACAGAAACAGTGGAGAGATTTTCGTAAAAATCTTGCAGAACTTAATAAAATAAGTATTCAACGTTGGGTTCTTTCTCACACGCCTGTAAAACAAATACAGCTACACGGATTTTGCGATGCGTCTGAAAAGGCGTACGGCACTTGTATTTACATCAGATCTGTATCCAGCGATGATACAGTTACAGTGAATTTACTAACGGCTAAATCTAAAGTAGCTCCTCTGGCAACTTCGCGTAAACAAAAACGAGTTTGTTTACCTCGTTTAGAGCTATCAGCCGACTTACTCTTGGCACATCTGTATGAAAAGGTTTCCGGTGccttgaaaattgaaatagaaCCATATTTTTGGTCGGATTCAAGTATTGTCCTACACTGGTTGGCAGCAAACCCATCGCGCTGGAAAACTTTCGTTGCGAATCGTGTATCGGAAATATAACATCTCActgcaaatggaaaatggaatcaCGTACCCGGTATAGAAAATCCAGCAGATATAATTTCTCGCGGAATGGATCCAGCACAGCTACAGCATGCCACCTTATGGTGGAACGGCCCAAATTGGCTAAATGAAGAACCTCTGATTTTCCCTACAAAGGTTGCAAGTAAGGTTGAACTACCGAAGGAAGATCTCGAAGAAAGAGTTACGTTGGCAGCTCATTCTATTGAACCaagtttcatttttaaactgCGTTCGTCATTTGGCGATTTGAAAAGACTTGTAGCATGGATACTCAGATTTGCTCACAATGCAAAACTCAAAAATCGTGATCAACGACGATTTACGCATCTGACCACTGAAGAACTAAACGATTCAATCAAGTGTCTCGTCCGTCTAGCACAACATGAATCATTTGCGGAAGATTTTAAAAATCTTGAAAAAATGGTTTTGTTGCAAACCATTCCAAGTTGAAGTCGTTAAATCCATACATCGAAGCCGCCATACTGCGAGTAGGTGGCAGGCTACGTCATGCAGAAGTATCTAACGATCGACGACATCCTATGATACTTCCATCCAATCATCCCCTCACCGACATGATTGCAATGTTCGTTCATCTGAAAATGTTGCATGCCAGCCCTCAATTTCTGACCACGAGCCTGCGCGAAAGGTTTTGGCCTTTGCGAGTCAGAAATTTAGCCCGAAAGACAGTGCACTcatgtttgcaatgtttccGCTGTCGACCAACATCGCTTCAACAAATTATGGGCGACTTACCAATGGAACGCGTGTCTCCAGCCTTACCATTCGTCCGCACGGGAGTGGATCTATGTGGTCCGATAGCATACCGCTATCCCCATAGAAAATCGCAACCGCTGAAAGGATACGTGGTCATTTTTGTATGCATGGTCGTGAAAGCGGTGCACATCGATCTTGTTACAGACTTGACCACAGACGCCTTTATTGCGGCCCTACGCAGATTCATCGCGCGCAGAGGTAAGCCTTCATTAATTGAATGTGACAACGCTAAGAATTTTGTAGGCGCATCTAAAGAATTGGCTGTCCTAGCTCAGCAATTCAAGGACCAGGCATGGCAAGGCGACATAACTCGGAAGTGCAGCGATGAAGGCATCGAATTTAAGTTCATCCCCCCTCGTTCTCCGAATTTTGGCGGCCTATGGGAGGCGGCTGTCAAATCCTTCAAAAATCATCTGAGGCCTACGATGGGAAACGCGTTGCTGACCTACGAGCAGCTCACCACGCTTCTAACGCAGATCGAGAGTTGCATGAATTCTCGACCTTTGACTCAACTATCAACCGATCCAGCTTATCTTGACGTTTTGACGCCGGGACATTTCCTCCGCTTTCTGCCTTGGCCGAACCATCCCTGGAAGCGGTTCCAATCAACCAGCTGAATCAATGGCAGGAAGTACAAGAATATCTTCGAAGGCtgtggaaacgttggagtacTGAGTATTTGTCCGGTCTACAACCACGGACAAAGTGGACCCGCCAACGCAACAACATCTCCGTCGGAACAATGGTGCTTGTGAAAGACGATGGTTTACCACCCCTGAAATGGTGTTACGGTAGAATAGTTGAGATTTTTCCGGGAAGTGATGGGAACATAAGAGTAGTTACCGTCAAAACGAAAGATGGGTTGTACAAGCGCGGAATATCAAAAATCTGTATTTTGCCTGTAACCGAAAACAATTCTGTTGAATTCAATAATTCAACCGGGGGGGGAGTATGTCGAAGCAAAAGAATACGATGCTAGGAACTAGGGGCGCCATATGGTGTGAGCGAAGCGAAAACAATACTAAGAACTCTGTATTTGCtttgtaaaacaatgaaacaatATGAACAGTGTGAAGCCTGCTCGCAAGTGGGATGAAAAGTTGAACAAAAGACAATTGTCTGCGCTAAGGCACGTGCGCGCTTTTGGTGGCCGATCGGCCTTTCTTAGAATTTCCTAGGTTAAGCGACAAACCAGAGAAGTTTGCTATCACGAGCGTATGAAATCGAAAATTAGTCCATCTTTAGCACTCGACGCGATCggtcaaaataaatgaattgtcaCAGCAGTCCAAGTCTaagttttaatgtttaaattcaaaacacaTGGATTACGCTCCACTAGCAATATTTTTCTCTTATATTGTCTATTTCAGCTGTGCTGTGAGAATTACAGTTGGCTCTAACAAACGTCCGGAAGTCGCAGTGATTTGGTAACATCAAGATCATCACCACCGCACGAAGCGCAGCATATTGACGCAAGCCCAAGCGGACAGCAACCACCTGCAGCAAACGTACGCCGAACGAATGATCGTGGTAGACGCGTTAGGATTGTAAGGCGATACTTGCGCTCTGAAAATGCTAGCACAGATGTTTGGGCCACAGAGGTACGTTCCGAGATTGTAAAAACATGCCGGGCCCACAGGTACGCAACAACCGCGCCCAAATCTATGGCATAGTATTGGGTGTTAGCTCGTCCGCTAGCACCGGTTGCACTGGTGCGGGTAGCAAGcgtgcaaatgaaaaaatcTGTAAAAATGTCGCCTTTATTCCTTTGTACATACAAGAAACGATCGCGAACGATCAGCATGAAATGCACTTGACTGAtattattcttctttctttAGTTTCAGATAGACCGTTCTCATCAATGCCACACCATGTACGGTCGGTTAGTTACACTTCATCACGAAGGACAATCACATCTGGGTGACGGAATGCTGCCAAAACGATGAAGCTGGCTTAGTCCTCGATGACGACGCAACTCCTGCACGTTCGTCGTCATACTATCATTTCAACTGGAGGCatgtttaatgaaaaaaacatgttgttTTGGCTTCTCACAATTACTGGTAATGTATTGCATTCTCTACGCTTTATTTATATGAAACGCAAATAACTTTCTTTACTTAttctatattttatttttttaatttaattacaggTTAGTGCTGGAAATCTCCGTGATAGCCGTTTTCGTGCGCTGAATTAGGTTGGTATGAAAAATAGTGTATTTTTAGaatatttaattatcaataaaataaCGGTCGATTTGAAAATTAGCTGTGTTGATATACAATCCGAATGAAAGAAATACACGGATAaacgaatgtaaacaatacaCGAAAGAACGGGAGGTCCGTTTCATCCGTACCCCCCCACGCCCAATCATGTCTTCCGTTGGGCGCCTGAGCCATGCACGGTTGGGCGCCCGTTTCTCCTCTTAAGGCGCCGTCAGTTTAGCTGTCAATTGCCTGCCGGGCCCATCCATCGaaccatcttcttcttcttcttcttcttcttcttcagtttGTCGAGGTCGTTTGACGGTTCGGAACTGAAGTCCAGCTTCCTGGGCCCTtcagggcggtggcaacgctcatcggatgcgattttatcgaagatttatatgggatttgacagataacgtcggacgtgcgatttcgtcgtccgacgttatctgtcaaatctcatacaaaaatttgacagggcgtccgataaaatcgaatgcgaaaaagcgttgccaccgccctcaGTGCTAGTCCGCTATTGTGTTAAACACAacctttgttgtttttggacGGCATCAAAGGCCATATGTCCTCTTTCTATATGTGATTAGTTTTCTGaagttttgtttctgttgtcAGTTTATGTTGTTAGGTTAAGTACTTCGtcggtttatttatttcatgtaTTTATTAAGTGAGACGTTTCAGAAGGATATACGGTtagtttttataaattttatcaccattttcattttttttatcaaccatcgaaccatcgtaccctcaaactccatataattTTGACAGGAGTTCGATGGGTTCGCTACTGGTGACTGGCAAACGTGTTTTCTGCATGAAAAGTGtgaggccgcaaatacacgacgcgcgtttccgcgggcgcgttcaaacgcgtataacagttccgcagagatatccagctgagcatctctgcgtttccgcggtagcgcgttcgaatgacatttcatttctatggctggattgttatacgcgtttccgcgggcgcggaaacgcgcgtcgtgtatttgcggcctgaAGTGCAGTTCGGATTCGAAACTCGACCAGAAAACACGTCAGTGTGAATCGTTAAAAACACGCCGTCTTTGAAATGGCGATCAGTGATTGTGCTACCTTTAGGGTAGAATTTTTCCatgtaaaaagaaaaccaaataGAGGTGAAATTTTGAGGCTCCGTACTgaacaattgaaattaaatccaGAGAAACTGGAGAAGGTTCAATTACTACATACGGCGAGTATAGCTGCAATACAAATGAAAAAAGCTGAAGACGCACGTGAATTCGTGGAAATGTTTGATTCAAAATTAAGCATGACACGCGAGGGAGTGATATACAATATCCCCCTTCAAATGGATAACGGCACCAAAGTTGTAAAAATTTTAGACTGTTCGTCGAACATTTCTAATGAAGAGCTCAAAATGGAACTGTCCAAATACGGCAAAATACAGGATATCAGAGACCTGTTTTGGAAGAACCCATCGCCTTTCGCAGGCATTAAGGATGGCAATCGAGCAGCTACCATGCTAATCGAAACACCCATCCCACCTTTTATCTCCATCAAAGGAGAAAGAGTGAAGATCACACATCCAGAACAGTTAGCCACAAGCGCTGTTGGTGACACAATCGATACGGAAAATACAGAATATACGGAGACCAAAACTGTTGTCACATAGCGCAGGTACTGAACGACCTGTATTAAACCAGGAGGGTTAACGGACACGAAGCGCAAGCCGATTAGGACACGAAGTGACGAGGGAAAAGCTATAAAAAGAGCGCAGGATAAGATTTGCGCCCTTTTCAAACCACTCGCGGAATCTAGAcaaattttttggcaaactaAAATAAATCGTTTCGGCAAAAAATTATCCCGcgttggtttcattttcctacaaaaaccaaaaatgtaaaaaaagtgaaacacaaaaaaaatcctattaaGGATACAATTCAGAGAAAGATACTCAAATTAGTACCCAACAAGATTTGTTTTCCCCATCTAAATGGCATGCACAAAAATCAACcgattcaaacaaaacataaaaaaactaaaacgaaGTAACAAATACCATGATATAAACACATATATACAAGCTGATGCCTACTGTCATCAGAATTATCAaataccaacaacaaaaaatagaaacatccTATTTGCCAGACATATGACTCTAGATAGTCGAAGTCTTCACAAGAGAGAGTAAGCCTCTGAATATGCTGTTTCAAACAAGCGTTTGAACAACATAGGAGGATACATCCCCTatcgcaagaagaagaagaagaagaagaaaagtgtGAAGTGAGAATTTAGCTACGTTTACATATAAGTCCATGTTGAGTCCTTTattgttcgttttatttattaatgatgttAACTCAGTCATTCCACacgattgttttctttgttatgCAGATGACCTAAAGATTTTTAAATCTATATCGTCTGTTGGTGACTGCGTATCGCTCCAAAACACCCTCAACCGATTTGCATCATGGTGCTCATCGAACCAGCTAGTTCTATGCCCCGAAAAATGTCATGTCATGTCCTTCAGTCGTTCACGTTGTCCCGTTACGACTGCTTATAACTTCGAGGGTATAGCAATAAATCGTGTACTCTCGGTAAAAGATCTTGGTGTAACTTTCGATAGCAGGTTATCATTCCTCGATCACATTGACGTTACCGTTAATAAGGCTCGTAAAACAATCGGTATGATAAAACGTTTTTCAATCCGCATAACCGACCCTCTGTGTTTAAAAGCGTTATATTGTTCGTTAGTAAGACCGATTTTGGAatactgtgttgttgtttggtgtcccACCTCATTTACATCGATTGACCGCATAGAAAGAGTGCAGAGATCATTTACTCGGTATATTGTCAGCAAAATGCCCGGCCTCACGTCAGATACCCTACCGGACTATGAGCAAAGATGCCAGCTGTTGGGCCTGGACTCATTGGAGAAACGCCGTCACATTTCCCAAATAATGTTTGTTGCCTCGCTCATATCTAATGCTGTGGATTCACATATCATTCTTTCATCCCTGAATTTCTATGTTCCAATTCGTTCCTTACGCCCTCGTGCTCCTTTATTTGTTCCAAATCGACGCACTTCAGTTGGTTTAAATGACCCTTTATTACGTGCTGTGAGATTGTTTAATTCCTGCGCACACCTGTTTGAATATCACCTCTCCTTACCATCCTTCCGATCCATCCTCCGAGCAAATCTTTAATAAGTTTAGTTAataggtatgttgttaagaatTCAATTCAGACAGCagttatgtaaataaataaataaataaaacattctttGACGTTGTTTTGTTAGTCCACGCGTTTCTCCGCTATTCTGATACTCCTGTATAGATCGTTTATTTCTTCTTACTCagtgttttggttgttgtacACCGAGGACGAAACTGCAAGCTTCTTGTTTGTCCGGCTTCTACCGAAGTTCTGACATAAATTCCAATGCTTCAACACATCGTTgttcactcacacacccatATTTTCAAGCGTTTATATGAGGCAATGGGTTAAATCGAGCTGTTAAAGAGGAGTTTTAAGGCCTTATTAGACGGAGGAAAATACTGTCATTTTTCGATTGgcatttatctgtcaaacctAGACTTTGGCACAAAAATGCCTCTCGTACGtgtaatacagggtttaccagcataataaacaactgtccacttgtttataacaatagtcgttttgaatagacaTAATGGATAATAataatggaataatggaatttTTGTATATACAAAACACTTGCATTGTTGTGAACTAATGCTTCAAAGGTATCATGAAATGCCATCCAGTGCATTATATCACCGTTAAATTCGGGCAAAGAGATGGCTGGTAATTTAACGTGGTTTTGGATGGGAGAGTGGCTTGGGTTTTGAACGTGGCTCGAGCCAAGCTCAGAGCTAACGGTTTGAGCTGTTTGATTAGGCATGTGTGATAGCATTGCGCTTTTCATAGCTATGAACCTCTCCTCAAAATTATCCATTAATTCCTCTTCCTCTAGCTTCTCAGCTTCACTGGGCGCTAACAAACACAATTGCGTATGAGCCGTTTCAAATTCCTTTTCCATGCCTTCAATCGTTTGGAGCCGGACAGGCACGAGATGCTTATGTTGTTCAGGCTGGAAGTTTGCTAAGAAAACTTCATTTCTTTTCAGCTTCGTGAATAAGGAATTCAACTTTTGCCTTAGGCTCGCAATTTCGGTCATCTTTATACTTGACCTGTTGAGATGGCGGGACTCGGAAAACCGTTGCAACGACGATGGCGGGGAAGCACACACAGATGACGACGGATAGCTGCTCCAAACTGCGACTGgcgggaaacacacacaggtgACGACGGATGGCTGCTCCAAACTGCGACTGgcgggaaacacacacaggtgACG
Coding sequences within:
- the LOC120900049 gene encoding uncharacterized protein LOC120900049 → MILPSNHPLTDMIAMFVHLKMLHASPQFLTTSLRERFWPLRVRNLARKTVHSCLQCFRCRPTSLQQIMGDLPMERVSPALPFVRTGVDLCGPIAYRYPHRKSQPLKGYVVIFVCMVVKAVHIDLVTDLTTDAFIAALRRFIARRAQQFKDQAWQGDITRKCSDEGIEFKFIPPRSPNFGGLWEAAVKSFKNHLRPTMGNALLTYEQLTTLLTQIESCMNSRPLTQLSTDPAYLDVLTPGHFLRFLPWPNHPWKRFQSTS